Within Bdellovibrio bacteriovorus HD100, the genomic segment CGCAAAAACTTGAAGTGTACGGAATTCATAATGGCTATGTTGGCATGATCGAAAACAAGATCGAGCCTTTGCAATTGCGTGACATGGCCAACATCATCCAGCGCGGCGGTACAATCCTGAAAACCGGTCGCTCCACTGAATTCATGCGCCCCGAAGGCCGGGCCCGTGCCGCTCAGAATATCAAAAATTTGGGACTTGATGCCCTGGTCTGCATCGGTGGTGATGGCTCCTTCCGTGGTGCTCACGCCCTTTGGGAAGAACATCAGATCCCCGTCGTCGGCGTTCCCGGCACCATCGACAATGACATCTTCGGCAGCGACAAAACCATCGGCTTTGATACGGCTGTGAACACAGCTCTTGAAGCAATTGACCGCATTCGTGACACCGCCGCCTCTCACGACCGTTTGTTCATCGTTGAAGTGATGGGCAGAAACTCGGGCTTCATCGCCTCTCACGTGGGCCTTGCGGGTGGCGCGGAAGAAATCTTCACTCCGGATGCCAACACCACTGTTGAAAAAGCCATCGACCGCATCAACGAAGCCAAATCCCGCGGCAAAACCAGCAGCATCATCATCACCGCTGAAGGACAGAAACCGGGACGCGCGTATGATCTGGCCGATGCCATCCGCAAAAAATCCGGTATGGACGCAAAAGTTTGTATTCTTGGACACCAACAACGTGGTGGCTCCCCGACAGCGGCCGACCGTATTCTTGCCAGCCGCATGGGTGCTGCTGCCGTGGATGCTTTGTTCAAAGGGTATTGCGACGTCATGATCGGCACGGAAGGTGAACGACTTATTCAGGTGCCTTTGGACCTCGTGTACAAGAATGAAAAGAAAAACCAGTTGGATCTGATCTCGCTGGCGAGTGTTCTGGCAACTTAAACCCGTCCTCACGTTTTTACCTTGACCTCGACTGTAGGAGCTTGAATTCTATGGAGTATTCCATTTAAGCAACCCACAGCGAGGTCCACATGAAAAAACTCCTCTTGGCTCTGATTTTGGTTCTGCCACTCATCAGCGGCTGCACCAAAAAAGAAAATGAAATTGTTATCGGTGAATATGATTCCCTGACTGGAAGCGATGCCACGTTCGGCCTCAGCTCCAACAAGGGTGTGCGCCTGGCATTGGATGAAATCAACGCCGCGGGCGGGGTCAAAGGCAAAAAAATCAGCCTGGTGACTTTGGACGATCAGGGTAAAAACGAAGAAGCGGCCTCTGCGGTGACCCGTTTGATCACCCAAAACAATGTCGTGGCGATCATCGGTGGCGTTGCCAGCGGCAGATCCAAAGCCGCTGCTCCGATTGCCCAGTCCAACAAAGTTCCCTTTGTCTCCCCGGCTTCCACGAATCCGGATGTGACCAAGGCCGGTGACTATGTCTTCCGCGTCTGCTTCATCGACCCGTTCCAGGGCATGGTGATGGCAAAGTTCGCCAAAGAAAACCTGAAGATCAAAAAAGCTGCGATCCTGCGTGACGTGAAAAATGACTACAGCGTGGGTCTGGCGGATGTGTTCGCGGCAGAGTTCAAAAAAGGTGGCGGTGAGATCGTTGCCGATCTGAGCTATCAGGCCGGTGACATTGACTTCAAAGCCCAGCTGACTCAAATCCGTTCTAAAAATCCGGAAGCGATCTATGTTCCGGGTTATTACACTGAAGTGGGCCTGATTGCCCAGCAAGCCCGCCAACTGGGCGTGAAAGTGCCATTGATGGGTGGCGACGGATGGGATTCTGACAAATTGTACGAGATCGGCAAAGAAGCCATCAACGGCAACTATTACTCCAACCACTACACCACGGAGTCCACCGATCCTGCGGTGACTGAGTTCATTAAAAAATTCAAAGCCAAGTACAATGAAACTCCGGATGCTTTGGCGGCTTTGGGTTACGATGCTGCCAAAATCCTGGTGGCGGCAATTGAACGTGCGCCAGACTTGTCAGGCAAAGCCATTCGTGATGAACTATCCAAGACCAAAGATTTCCCTGGCGTGACCGGGAAAATCAGCCTGAATGAAAACCGCGACGCTGTGAAAAGCGCGGTGGTCATCCAGGTGGACGGCAACAACCGCAAGTTTGTGACGACCATCAACCCATAAGGACGTGCATGCAGGATTTCGTACAGCATTTGATCAACGGAGTGAGCCTTGGATCCATCTACGCATTGATCGCCCTGGGCTACACGATGGTGTACGGAATCCTGAAAATGATCAACTTCGCCCACTCGGATGTTTACATGGTGGGCGCCTTTGCCGCCTACTATTTCGCCCGCTGGCTGGGAATTGAAAACAACCCCGGCTTCAGCACTCTTCTGACCCTGATTGTAATCACGATGATCTGCTGCAGCCTTCTGGGGCTGGTGATTGAACGCCTGGCGTACCGCCCGCTTAGAAACTCACCAAAACTGAACGTCCTGATCACCGCCATTGGTGTCAGCTTGTTTTTGCAGTATTCCGGTCAGGTGGTTTTTGGAGCCGATCCCAAAGTCTTTCCTGAAGTCATGAAAGACTTTGTGATCTTCTCTATCGGCATCGTTGAAGTCCGCTCTTTTGATGTGACGGTTCTGGGTGTGGGCATTGTTGCCATGCTGGGACTGCAGTTCCTGCTGTTCAAAACAAAAATGGGCCGTGCCATGCGGGCGGTGAGCGCCAACCCGATGGTGGCCAGCCTGATGGGTGTGAACCCGGACCGCATTATTGCCTTCACGTTTGTTGTCGGATCCTCTCTGGCCGGAATTGGCAGTGTTCTGGTCGGCATGAAGTATCCCAAGATTGACCCGCTGATGGGCATGATGATCGGCATGAAGGCGTTTGTCGCCGCAGTTCTGGGTGGCATCGGCAACGTCGGTGGTGCGGTCCTGGGTGCGATGATCATGGGCCTTTCCGAAGAAATGGTCGTGGCTTATCTTTCCAGCACCTACCGTGATGCTTTGGCCTTTGGAATTCTGATTGTGATTCTGATCTTTAAGCCGGCAGGTCTGCTGGGTAAATACTCTGTGGAGAAGGTCTGATGAAAGCCTTAAAAAACCCGGCACTGACACTGCTTTGTCTGGCGGTCCTGGGACTTGGACTGGATTTTGGCGTCAATGCCTACATCAAACTGATCCTGCTTTTTGCCACTGTGAACTGCCTGCTGTCGATGAGTCTGAATCTGGTCAATGGTTACACCGGACAGTTTTCTTTGGGGCACGCAGGTTTTATGGCGATCGGGGCTTACTTTTCCGCTTACGCTTCCACCAAGTGGGGCTTTCTGCCTGAATCCCTGCAACTGCTTCAATCCTTTGTCTTTGTCATCGGTGCGGGTCTTGCCGCTGCGGTGGCTGGCTTTCTGGTGGGTCTGCCTTCATTGCGTTTGAAGGGTGACTATCTGGCCATTGTCACTCTGGGTTTTGGCGAAATCATCCGCGTGGCGCTGCTGAATATGGATTTCCTGGGGGGACCGCGCGGTCTTTCCGGCATTCCCAGCTTTGGTTCATTCCCGTTTGCCTTTATGTTTGCATCCGTGTGGCTGGTGATTTGTTTCTTCACCATCTGGCGGGTCATGCATTCCAGTCACGGGCGCGGGTTCTTGAGTGTGCGTGAAGACGAGATCGCTGCGGAAGCCATGGGTATCAACACCACCCGCATGAAAGTAAAAGCTTTTGTGCTTTCCAGCTTCTTTGCCGGTGTGGCGGGGGCTTTGTTTGCGCACTTTACTAATTTCATCAATCCATCCTCTTTCACCTT encodes:
- a CDS encoding branched-chain amino acid ABC transporter permease gives rise to the protein MKALKNPALTLLCLAVLGLGLDFGVNAYIKLILLFATVNCLLSMSLNLVNGYTGQFSLGHAGFMAIGAYFSAYASTKWGFLPESLQLLQSFVFVIGAGLAAAVAGFLVGLPSLRLKGDYLAIVTLGFGEIIRVALLNMDFLGGPRGLSGIPSFGSFPFAFMFASVWLVICFFTIWRVMHSSHGRGFLSVREDEIAAEAMGINTTRMKVKAFVLSSFFAGVAGALFAHFTNFINPSSFTFLQSVNAVIMVVLGGMGSMTGSIVAAVIITVLPEALRPLQELTGVDLRMVIYSLALILMMILRPKGLFGDMEFSDVWRKYVRRSA
- a CDS encoding ABC transporter substrate-binding protein; its protein translation is MKKLLLALILVLPLISGCTKKENEIVIGEYDSLTGSDATFGLSSNKGVRLALDEINAAGGVKGKKISLVTLDDQGKNEEAASAVTRLITQNNVVAIIGGVASGRSKAAAPIAQSNKVPFVSPASTNPDVTKAGDYVFRVCFIDPFQGMVMAKFAKENLKIKKAAILRDVKNDYSVGLADVFAAEFKKGGGEIVADLSYQAGDIDFKAQLTQIRSKNPEAIYVPGYYTEVGLIAQQARQLGVKVPLMGGDGWDSDKLYEIGKEAINGNYYSNHYTTESTDPAVTEFIKKFKAKYNETPDALAALGYDAAKILVAAIERAPDLSGKAIRDELSKTKDFPGVTGKISLNENRDAVKSAVVIQVDGNNRKFVTTINP
- the pfkA gene encoding 6-phosphofructokinase; translated protein: MAQFDKKIQKIGVYTSGGDAPGMNAAIRAVVRVGISQKLEVYGIHNGYVGMIENKIEPLQLRDMANIIQRGGTILKTGRSTEFMRPEGRARAAQNIKNLGLDALVCIGGDGSFRGAHALWEEHQIPVVGVPGTIDNDIFGSDKTIGFDTAVNTALEAIDRIRDTAASHDRLFIVEVMGRNSGFIASHVGLAGGAEEIFTPDANTTVEKAIDRINEAKSRGKTSSIIITAEGQKPGRAYDLADAIRKKSGMDAKVCILGHQQRGGSPTAADRILASRMGAAAVDALFKGYCDVMIGTEGERLIQVPLDLVYKNEKKNQLDLISLASVLAT
- a CDS encoding branched-chain amino acid ABC transporter permease, whose amino-acid sequence is MQDFVQHLINGVSLGSIYALIALGYTMVYGILKMINFAHSDVYMVGAFAAYYFARWLGIENNPGFSTLLTLIVITMICCSLLGLVIERLAYRPLRNSPKLNVLITAIGVSLFLQYSGQVVFGADPKVFPEVMKDFVIFSIGIVEVRSFDVTVLGVGIVAMLGLQFLLFKTKMGRAMRAVSANPMVASLMGVNPDRIIAFTFVVGSSLAGIGSVLVGMKYPKIDPLMGMMIGMKAFVAAVLGGIGNVGGAVLGAMIMGLSEEMVVAYLSSTYRDALAFGILIVILIFKPAGLLGKYSVEKV